In the Salvia miltiorrhiza cultivar Shanhuang (shh) chromosome 8, IMPLAD_Smil_shh, whole genome shotgun sequence genome, agatatttcataatatatcaTCCTAATTTACtatttatcttttgtttttctcctataatatatttatctgtTGTGGATGTTACTGTTATTGTGTCCGAGTGCAGAGAATATAAGATGGCAACGGTGACAACATGGTGCTGCTAATGTCAGCCAAAGTAGGGATTTGGGGTGGTGATGACGATGATGGCGGCATTAGGCTGATGGTGTTTATGAGTTGGAGATGGGACAACGACATCAAACATCGATAACTAAGTCAGTCGTTGACGTGAGCTGTCCGACGGATAATAGAGACGAGGAGCAGGTAGTGGCGGCCACACCGATTGCGGGCGCACCTGAACGAGCTCCACACCGATGGTTATTtccaaaaaatcaaaatacgTCTTACGTAAAATTATTTAAACACAATATACATAtagttaaatataaatatacataaatCTGAAATTTGTGTGCACTTACGCATTTTTTACTTGaaattgttatttatattttcatatttgaGTTCGAGATTTTCATGCTATAAAAGAGgattagaaatataaaaataaataaaaaaatattataaaaatatttaaataacttgTTGGAGGAGGATCTTAGCTTATAAATTACTCCCTTCGCCCCCCAAAATAACTTTCTAGGAAGGAGGGACatgttttaaaataaagttgttgagtatattgaaaattgtgaaaaaatgttattattagTATTGAAAGTAGTGAAAATATAATATCGTGAGTGCTGAAAAGTTAAAACATAAGAATAAATGGGGTATTATTAATGGTGTGATAGTGTCCTAAAATGGATAGAAAATTATTTGAGAGACaacacaaaaagaaaagatatgaagttatttgagggacagagggagtatttaaaaaatttatttaattaaatattttaagaattataaattcttaaacaattattttgaaaattttataagaTCAGTTAAGTGCCTATTACCTACTCCCACTGTCCCAATTAATttgatcaatattttttttgggtcgtcccaactAAATCGATCAATTTCCTTATATaaagtaaatataaataagaaaatattttattattttattattgaatacatttaaaatactattaatctatactaatagaaaaagaaccTAAGGCATCATAAGACATAACTTGTAGATTGTCGATTTTACccctattacatattttattttaaggttatatatttataagaatatattaattcattagatattacacttaatctatgtgatatatatctatagctattgataattaaggtttatagataaatatatccattcaataaattatctaataaaagtaatgaattaataatttttttaaaataatagattatcaaataaaataatattaattacatatttttcctgctaatttcttaaattttgaaaaagttAATCAAACTTAGGACGAATAGAGTATTAATGTTCACCTACAAAAAGTATTTTATCATCAGCATTCTTCCACAGTCAAACATTGTAAAtgcagaaaagaaaagaaaagtaagaAACCAATAAGTTGACGTTTGTGATTTGTGAATTTTGAGAATCTGAGGAATATACAGTAGTGTTCGACGCCCACTTCCACTCAAACTCAAAATCCAAAGTCTTGCTAAAccctaaattaaattactaCTAAATTGGTTTTCCTCCCTCCCGCTCCAGGCGTCAACAATGTCTCTCTACGTTTCTCACCATTTCACCCTCAAATTCTCCGGACTCAATCAATCCAAGGTTTGCATTTCTATTCGGTAAAATCCCTCCATTCAACTATACATGCAGTAGGTTTTGGTACATGTCGCTAGAAATGAGAAATGTTCATTTCTCCTTAGTCGATTGCTTCtacatttataattaaataaatagataagaaAATCTGCATTTACTCAGACCGGCTATTTTGTTGTGCAGATATCTTACTCAGCAAGTCGTTTGAGAATGAATAGCTGCAGAATTTTTGCGGCAGTGTCTGTTGGAGAGGATGTGTCGAATTACATACCAGCAGCTCCTATATTGCTGCCTGAAGGGCCATGGCATCAGGTCAGTAAATAGTGTCGAAATTTCTATTTTTCCATGTATATTTGGTGCTCTTTCAGTGAGTATACATGCGTGTATACAGTGTGGGTTATGTGAGTATGCAAatgcagggacggagccaggaattaagttcaGGGGGGGCTGAATTTACTACGGGCCGcccccgagaatttttttttgggcttccgtatatttaaggcatttttttattaaaatacgagcataataataataataacaaacaacattttcttagattatatagtttcaatatattacaaattagtttcaatacattacaatttttttttgaacatttcgtatattttaggcatttttttattaaacgaCAAACATAATCTAAAtaacaaacaattttttttgggcatttcatacattttctattaaaagacaagtataataataatagtaataataataataaacaatattttcatagattatctAGTTTTAAAAAACACGATTATCCTTaagttaagtatatatgagtgaatataacaagcaaatcaatTTTTGTATAACCAAGTTTcactatattttattaaatgaattttgtttagttcaacttattaaattgaattttatgtagaaatTATATTGGTCTCGATCATAGAATGGGCcactaaaaaaattgtatacacatatatatatttaaataaatatttatatacatttatatatttattatgcatatatatacatagaaaaatttaaaattttgagggGGGCGGTGGCCACTACCAGCCACCCCCCTGTCTCCGTCTTTGTGCAAATGAGCTTCTGTTTTGTGCTCATGTGTTTGTTCGAGTGCAATCTAGTGTGTATTATGTTAGTCATTCATCATATGGATGCAGTTTCAGCTGTCTGCCCTTGATAACTGGGAGGACTCATGTTTGTCTGCTCCTTACATGCATGGAAAAAGATTATCAGGTTGAGTTTGTCTTGATTGAATACTTGTGTTTGATTCAGAATCTAAATCATTGTTTGgtttgtaaatttaatttttattcattattagTACCCCAATGTTGAGATAGAATATGAGCTGGATAAAGTAGTGCAATTTTGACGAATATACTTTTGAAGTTACACTATCAAAAATTGATGAGTTCTCCAAATGGACCAGTTAAGGTGTTTGCACGTCGTTTTAGTTCACCACTAATATGGACTTCAAAGTTCCAGATTCCAGGTGGAGTTACAGCTGCAAAGGGTTTCAAAGCTGCTGGGATGTATGGTGGACTGCGTGCAGTTGGAGAGAAGCCTGACCTTGCACTGGTTACTTGTGATGTAGATGCCGTATCCGCAGGTTTGATCTCCTTGTTAAAGAAGTTAACAATAGCAAGATTCCATTTAGACTGTAGCTCATATTATTAAACCAGCATCCGAGTGGGATCCTTGATATACTGCAACCTTTTACAACACTTGTGTCTTTAAAGAAATTCTTGAGTCTTGGTTCATTAGCTTCTTAAACATGTGCTTTGTTCCAACTAGCCTACTTAATTTTGTAGGCACATTTACAACTAATGTAGTTGCTGCTGCACCAGTACTATACTGTAAAGAGGCTCTAGAAAAGTCTGCAACGGTATGTTATTACAAGCCTATTTATGTTGGCTGTAGGGAATCTCCTTGTGCAGTGACCTTAGCCTAATGGCAACAGTTTTCTTACCTTTCTCCTAAAATTACCTAATTATATCTCTATTCTTCAATTTACCCCATCCTCTCGCTGAAAAACTTACAAATGATGAGAAAAGAAGAGAATTTAAGACACCAGGAAGAAGGAAAACATCTTCACATGACTGAACTGATATGTATGCCTCATCATCTCAGGGCCGTGCAGTACTGATAAATGCTGGTCAAGCAAATGCAGCAACGGTAACTGTTCGTAATATTACAGCTGTTGCTCATtaaaacaacaataattacttggtCTAGATAAATTTAGATTAAAGAATAcaaaatagttttatttttcttggagAAACAAATTAAACGTCCTAGGAATTCAGCTAGGATATTTCTCTACACTGCTTCCAGAAGTTAGATCATTTTGAGTTGCAGTGGCTATTTGTGCTAATACATGTTTTAACGTGATGGAACTATATTCCTTAaacttatttataatttatagggTGATGCCGGTTATCAGGATGTCATAGAATGTTCTCATGCCCTGGCTGAGGTATCTGTATTTGAGTTTACCTTtcctttcaaattttaattgcacaaataGTGTTTTATGTATCTAACTTGTTAAGAATACAGTTACTGCAGCTCAAGCCAGACCAAGTTTTGATTGAATCCACTGGGGTGATTGGTAAACGTATCAAGAAGGTAGAAAAAGTAGTCATGATTATTAGTTATGCTTAATGTGTGCATGTATTCATAACTTGCTCAAGGTTATATTTAACAATCCAGATAGCTGCGATTTAGCTGTTCATCTGGCTAAATGCTATTCTTTCTCACATGCAGGAAGCACTTCTCAAGTCACTTCCAGATTTAGTAAATCTTCTGTCGTCAACTATTCAAGGGTAATTCGTCAGAATAGCTCTATAACCCCTTATCTGATGATAAATATTAGACCCATAGATAATGTTCCTTTTCTTCGTCCAGCTAGTTTTCTTGATTTGGATGTGAAGATGagcttttccttttcctttcttcCGTTAAAATGCATAGTTGAATCCACTTCATCCTATTTCCTTTGTTTTTATTCTCTATTTCCATTTTCCACCTTAAATTTTCTGATTTATTGTTTGCTTGCAGGGCAGATTCTGCTGCTGTAGCAATAACTACCACAGATCTTGTGAGCAAAAGTATTGCAATAGAATCTGAGGTGTGGAACTCTTTATTCATGCCTACATTGTATTTGTCTTATTTATTATCCAATCATGATTGACACAATGACACTGAACTGCTCTGGAGCTGAAGTTAACATCTTGAATTACTGTATACTTTACTGCTAGCATGCCAATCTATGATGTTAATAGGTCCCTGTAAGAAACACAGACACAAAAACACATGTATATATTTGTTTGAGGTTGGTCTTTAAAGGGCTAAGATTTTTAGCAATGTGTGTCATCGGTTTCAATAGTTTGATAGTTTTGAATTGGATGGTTGGGCTTTAAGATGATCTGTTTCCCTACAATCATTGTTAGTTTTTCTGTTATCTATTGAATTAGGTTGGAGGAAAGCAAGTAAGGATTGGTGGTATGGCAAAAGGTTCTGGGATGATTCATCCTAACATGGCCACGATGCTTGGGGTTTGTATTTCtgatttcattatttttctacaaaattttaataaaataatccatTTTAGTGATTTAACTTTCATAGGTTATAACAACTGATGCCTCAGTTACAAGTGATGTGTGGCGAAAAATGGTACGAGTTGCTGTCAGCCGTAGTTTCAATCAAATTACTGTGAGTGATAAAGTTCTTCCAGTTCTTTGTTTTAGAAGGATTTATTAGCTTGAAACTATAAAGGCAATACACACACTAGCTTATGGTTTTGTATGGACAATTTTACATGTATAGTGTCCACTAACCTGTAGTCCCTCTATTTCCTGGTGTACAGTTGACACGTTACTTGTCTGACAATTGACACATATGTCTGGCAATTTTACATGTATAGCATTGTCCATTCTATTGATTAATGAATGCATTGCTTTAGGAAACATACTAGTCTTATTTGTGTAAGTGACAGTGTAACACAGATTGACTAGTTTATAGTTCTTAGCAATTATCATAAGATGCATGATTTAATGATCAAACATGAGTTAATGGAATCTAACTAGCACACACATCCACACATATTCTATTGAATCATAACAAGTTAAGAGACCATCTTCCTTTGGCCATTCACGTTCTCCTGTTGTATATTGATCAGTATGTAACTCTGAGTAAAGTTTCCTTTTCCTGATAGTAACTGATGAGTGAGATAAGGTTGTATTCACTTTTAGCCTACTTGATGCTGTTTGGCAGGTAGATGGAGATACCAGTACTAATGATTGTGTCATTGCTTTGGCTAGTGGCCTTTCAggagcaaataaaatatcatcttTTGATAATTCTGACGCACAACATCTGCAAGCATGTCTTGATGCTGTACGTATCTCTATCGTAGTTGGTATCAAATAATCTGTATGTTACTACTCAGGCTGGCATATACTGTATCTGACTATCTGGTATTCGTCTGTTCTTGTTTGTATCATCATAACCTGTATAAAAACTGCATTCAGATTAAAGCTTCTTGCTCTTTGTAGCAGGGGAAGTTCAGTTTCTACGAATTTCCTGTACTTATTTCCCAGGGAGGAGCAAAAATGAAGTACAATAGGTTTGGGGGGctattgattttatttcatGGAGAACTGGTTTGTACAAAATAGGATAAATCTATTCACCTAATCAACATTGTGGTTCAACTTATATATAGATATGTAGTATGTGGTTAATGCTTTAGGTAGGGAACCTTGGATAGTTTACATGGTAGGTAATTTGGTCTGATACATTCAGAGAGGATCTGAGTTGACATTTTCTTTATGTCAGGTAATGCAAGGTCTTGCAAAGTCAATAGCTTGGGATGGCGAAGGAGCAACCTGTTTGATTGAGGTGTGCATATTTTCACAAAACAATTACTCCATCTGTTTTAAAAACCTTTTCCTTGTTACATATGTAATAGCTGAAAATGATTGTTCCAGTACAAAAATAATCTGCTACTAGCTGAGAAGGAATAATTCTTAGCTAGCTTTTTATTCAAGTAAAGTATCTCACTGAAAGGCAATGCACCATTAAAGGCTGAGTCAAGAATATATAATCTGTTGCTGTGGTGCCCTCCTAGTATTTTTTAATCGGGAGATATATTACTGTCTTATGCATGAAGTTGGTTTGACCAACAGAAGTTATGAGTCTATAGAATCTGTAGATAGCTTCTCCTGATTTAACTGAATACATTTTTCAGGTCCAAGTATCAGGAGCAGGTACAGAAGCTGATGCAGCAAAAGTTGCACGATCTGTGGCATCTTCTTCGTTAGCCAAGGCACGATAAAATATGTTTCGATTATCTGATAAAGAAATTCTGATTAAGACTTGCTCGgatgttaattttcattatctatgTAGTAGGCTGCAGTATATGGCAGGGATCCTAATTGGGGGCGCATAGCTTGTGCTGCTGGTTATGCTGGAATTCCTTTTAATCAAAACAACCTTCGAATATCACTTGGTGATACTATATTGATGGACAAAGGCCAGCCACTGTCATTCGATAGGTAACATTAATTACCTGAAATGAGATGGAACTACAGCCAATCAACATGTCTTGGACCTTGTTTTAAAAGCCACCTCTTCTTTTGGCTCAAAGAAGCCCTTCAAACTGAAATTTCCGCGTACTCTGCATGCATTGAGGCACACACAAGTTCTTATTAACTGCTGATAGGATCCCTTTGAGCGGTCAAGTTCCTTTCCTTTCGTCATAATGACCCCCAAAAAAATGTTTCAGGACTGCTGCTAGTAATTACCTCAGAGAGACAGGAGAGAGACATGGGACAGTCATAATTCAGATATCTATTGGTAAGTTTGGGAAAACTGTTGATGCCATGGTTGGGCATATCAACATGACCTTGGAATTCTTTTTCATCTTACACAATTATTGCCTTGTTAAAACAGGTGATGGTCCGGGCATGGGACAAGCATGGGGCTGCGACCTCAGCTACGATTATGTGAAGATAAATGCAGAGTACACAACTTGAGCAGATGGGCTTCACTCTTACATTATTATGGACCTCAGCTACGATTACGTGAAGATAAATGCAGTTCACAACTTGAGCAGATAGGCTTCACTCTTACATTATTATGAAACCAGCTTTCGGTCTTCAGCCCAGCAGTTGGTCGATGGATAAAATTGTAATCTGGCATTAGTAATCGATTCATCTTAGATAAAGGAATTTTTACTAAATCTTGTATTCTTGTCTGGATCTTAATCAGCAGCCTCTAAGCAAGCAAATGTAGAAGCGAGCATTTAAATTGTAATTGAGGCTGCCAAGAAAAATGCAATGACCCGATTCAATGCAGCCTACCAATCTTTAAAACCCAAAAGCGAACTCGGTGCAATTTGATAAAACATTTGCCGTGTGGAAAAATCCTCACTGAAAAACAAACGTGTGGACAAAGACCAACAATAAATTTTGACAAATCCACCCATAAACTAGGTCACCGAAAAACATAGGTCAAACTACAACCAAAGTCACCAAACAAAGCACTCAAAACCATGGTAAAACAATCATCTGACAAACATTTCTCATGCATCTTAGAACGTTCATGGATCAACCAAAATCTCAATCTCTACTTATTTATGTACACCGGTAGAAAAACAAGCATCCATGACTCATCACGTAGCCTCCGCAACTGGAAAGTGCATATTTCTGACAGATTGCTTCAGGAAGCTACTCCCACAGAATGGATCTGGGCTGCCAACATCAAAATCTACAGGTGGTTCGCTGAAACTGTCTCCGTAGGTCTCATAGAAGGGCCTGAGCCTAGTGGACCCACTACCACTTTTCCGAACTGGCTTCTTATCCTTACCCTTGCTGCCTCGTGAAGATTTAGAACCACTCTTCTGCTTGTACTTCCCATACTTCTTGCTATTGCTGCGATAGCTTTGATTCTTATTTGATGGAAGATGTGACACAGATGTTGGGACTGGGTCGTACACTTCAGGAGCCCAGGTTACTGAGAGATCCTTGAGTGGTATTCCCTGTTTTTCACGGCTACCTTTCATGGCAGATACAAGCTTCAAAGGAACCTGGGAGATAATAGCAtcaataagaaaagaaagaaaacaatgCAACTG is a window encoding:
- the LOC130997594 gene encoding arginine biosynthesis bifunctional protein ArgJ, chloroplastic isoform X2, with protein sequence MSLYVSHHFTLKFSGLNQSKISYSASRLRMNSCRIFAAVSVGEDVSNYIPAAPILLPEGPWHQIPGGVTAAKGFKAAGMYGGLRAVGEKPDLALVTCDVDAVSAGTFTTNVVAAAPVLYCKEALEKSATGRAVLINAGQANAATGDAGYQDVIECSHALAELLQLKPDQVLIESTGVIGKRIKKEALLKSLPDLVNLLSSTIQGADSAAVAITTTDLVSKSIAIESEVGGKQVRIGGMAKGSGMIHPNMATMLGVITTDASVTSDVWRKMVDGDTSTNDCVIALASGLSGANKISSFDNSDAQHLQACLDAVMQGLAKSIAWDGEGATCLIEVQVSGAGTEADAAKVARSVASSSLAKAAVYGRDPNWGRIACAAGYAGIPFNQNNLRISLGDTILMDKGQPLSFDRTAASNYLRETGERHGTVIIQISIGDGPGMGQAWGCDLSYDYVKINAEYTT
- the LOC130997594 gene encoding arginine biosynthesis bifunctional protein ArgJ, chloroplastic isoform X1, whose product is MSLYVSHHFTLKFSGLNQSKISYSASRLRMNSCRIFAAVSVGEDVSNYIPAAPILLPEGPWHQIPGGVTAAKGFKAAGMYGGLRAVGEKPDLALVTCDVDAVSAGTFTTNVVAAAPVLYCKEALEKSATGRAVLINAGQANAATGDAGYQDVIECSHALAELLQLKPDQVLIESTGVIGKRIKKEALLKSLPDLVNLLSSTIQGADSAAVAITTTDLVSKSIAIESEVGGKQVRIGGMAKGSGMIHPNMATMLGVITTDASVTSDVWRKMVRVAVSRSFNQITVDGDTSTNDCVIALASGLSGANKISSFDNSDAQHLQACLDAVMQGLAKSIAWDGEGATCLIEVQVSGAGTEADAAKVARSVASSSLAKAAVYGRDPNWGRIACAAGYAGIPFNQNNLRISLGDTILMDKGQPLSFDRTAASNYLRETGERHGTVIIQISIGDGPGMGQAWGCDLSYDYVKINAEYTT
- the LOC130997594 gene encoding arginine biosynthesis bifunctional protein ArgJ, chloroplastic isoform X3, which translates into the protein MCRITYQQLLYCCLKGHGISFSCLPLITGRTHVCLLLTCMEKDYQIPGGVTAAKGFKAAGMYGGLRAVGEKPDLALVTCDVDAVSAGTFTTNVVAAAPVLYCKEALEKSATGRAVLINAGQANAATGDAGYQDVIECSHALAELLQLKPDQVLIESTGVIGKRIKKEALLKSLPDLVNLLSSTIQGADSAAVAITTTDLVSKSIAIESEVGGKQVRIGGMAKGSGMIHPNMATMLGVITTDASVTSDVWRKMVRVAVSRSFNQITVDGDTSTNDCVIALASGLSGANKISSFDNSDAQHLQACLDAVMQGLAKSIAWDGEGATCLIEVQVSGAGTEADAAKVARSVASSSLAKAAVYGRDPNWGRIACAAGYAGIPFNQNNLRISLGDTILMDKGQPLSFDRTAASNYLRETGERHGTVIIQISIGDGPGMGQAWGCDLSYDYVKINAEYTT